In Rattus norvegicus strain BN/NHsdMcwi chromosome 1, GRCr8, whole genome shotgun sequence, a genomic segment contains:
- the Krtdap gene encoding keratinocyte differentiation-associated protein precursor encodes MKIPILPIVALLSLLALHAAQGAALGTPMEDTTSSNYPSGTEGLSEFLNFNKLQSAFKSDDFLNWHVLTDMFKKALPFINWEFFPKT; translated from the exons ATGAAGATCCCAATTCTTCCCATCgtggctctcctctctcttctggcATTGCATGCAGCCCAGGGAGCAGCCCTGGGGACGCCTATG GAAGACACCACCTCCAGTAATTACCCTTCGGGAACAGAG GGCCTTAGTGAGTTCCTGAACTTTAACAAGTTACAGTCT gCCTTTAAGTCGGATGACTTCCTGAACTGGCACGTCCTCACTGAT ATGTTCAAAAAAGCGCTTCCTTTCATTAACTGGGAATTCTTCCCTAAG ACCTAG
- the Krtdap gene encoding keratinocyte differentiation-associated protein isoform X2, with protein sequence MKIPILPIVALLSLLALHAAQGAALGTPMEDTTSSNYPSGTEAFKSDDFLNWHVLTDMFKKALPFINWEFFPKVKGLRSAVPDSQ encoded by the exons ATGAAGATCCCAATTCTTCCCATCgtggctctcctctctcttctggcATTGCATGCAGCCCAGGGAGCAGCCCTGGGGACGCCTATG GAAGACACCACCTCCAGTAATTACCCTTCGGGAACAGAG gCCTTTAAGTCGGATGACTTCCTGAACTGGCACGTCCTCACTGAT ATGTTCAAAAAAGCGCTTCCTTTCATTAACTGGGAATTCTTCCCTAAG GTGAAAGGACTGAGAAGCGCAGTTCCTGATTCCCAGTGA
- the Krtdap gene encoding keratinocyte differentiation-associated protein isoform X1 — protein sequence MKIPILPIVALLSLLALHAAQGAALGTPMEDTTSSNYPSGTEGLSEFLNFNKLQSAFKSDDFLNWHVLTDMFKKALPFINWEFFPKVKGLRSAVPDSQ from the exons ATGAAGATCCCAATTCTTCCCATCgtggctctcctctctcttctggcATTGCATGCAGCCCAGGGAGCAGCCCTGGGGACGCCTATG GAAGACACCACCTCCAGTAATTACCCTTCGGGAACAGAG GGCCTTAGTGAGTTCCTGAACTTTAACAAGTTACAGTCT gCCTTTAAGTCGGATGACTTCCTGAACTGGCACGTCCTCACTGAT ATGTTCAAAAAAGCGCTTCCTTTCATTAACTGGGAATTCTTCCCTAAG GTGAAAGGACTGAGAAGCGCAGTTCCTGATTCCCAGTGA
- the Krtdap gene encoding keratinocyte differentiation-associated protein isoform X3, translated as MKIPILPIVALLSLLALHAAQGAALGTPMEDTTSSNYPSGTEAFKSDDFLNWHVLTDMFKKALPFINWEFFPKT; from the exons ATGAAGATCCCAATTCTTCCCATCgtggctctcctctctcttctggcATTGCATGCAGCCCAGGGAGCAGCCCTGGGGACGCCTATG GAAGACACCACCTCCAGTAATTACCCTTCGGGAACAGAG gCCTTTAAGTCGGATGACTTCCTGAACTGGCACGTCCTCACTGAT ATGTTCAAAAAAGCGCTTCCTTTCATTAACTGGGAATTCTTCCCTAAG ACCTAG